The Sardina pilchardus chromosome 5, fSarPil1.1, whole genome shotgun sequence DNA window cccgcctgcctgcctgcccctgCGCCGGTgcccaacccaacccagcctccgctcctccgctcctccaACCAGACGCTCCCCTGGGGGACACCAGAGCGCTTTTTAAACTTACACATACTCGACTTCCCACTCAACTGTTTTCACACAAAAATCAGCCGTTTTCACATGATTGTCTCAACCTCCCTCCACCGACCCACGCACTTCACATTTGCGTGCGCGTTTGTAATTGTGCGGCCCCGAATCCAGTCCAGGTCATCTCTTAGAGAACCACATTCCTTCCCCTGAGACCGTCTCGCTGTGTCTGCTCCCTTGTGATAACTCGGAGCCCTTTCCATTGTTATTGTttgctcccccacccccacccctccacacaccctGTTAACAACTATCCAGAGCAGGACTCCGACGCAGAGGAGGTTGTACTCGAACAGATAGTGCTGCAGGACGCCGACACCGACAACTCACCCCctcagacagaggaggaggaggaggaggaggaggaggaggtggaggaggagaaagcgACGACAACGCCAATAGCGGCAGTGGCTGCAGCGGCCATGGCGGACGACTGTCCCGTCATCATCACTCAGCCGGGACTGGGGGTTACCACAACAACcgtcaccaccatcacccagaCGGGAGGGGACTGGAGCACGGGGATGCTCAACGTGTGTGGAGACGGCACCACCTGTAAGAGGAAACACACCTTTACATGCAGCGACACAATGGAAACACACAATGGAAACACATCCAATGACAAAATGAAAATACACAATGAGATGACCACATAGTCATGTGACAACAAGCTGATGATAAGCAGAACTAAAAGTAACTTATTGCTGTGAACAGTAACATGATAAGAACTTTTTTTTCTTGCACAATGTTTTATTGCACTTTATTGTTCTATAATTCAGATTTTTGGCTAGTTTGTGAATTCAATTCAACATCAGTATTATTATACCTGGGTTTTAATATGTTAGCTTTTAAACTCCTTTAAGTGAGTTTAAAATGGAGGTCAGTAAGGTCAAATATGAAAGGCCCGAGTTTCACCGAACTGCAACAGCaaacagaaaaagactgacAGAATGTTGTGCCATTTGCCAGCAAAGTTTATTCAGGACTTGTTTTTAACTTCCCACTTCCGAGAGACAGACTACTTACCATTTCAAAGAGGATTTCTCTTTATTGAATAATCGGTCTTCCTACCTcctcttccccatctctctctccctcttcctctctccctctctctctctctctctccctctctccctccctctccctctctctctctaggtttGATGGGGGCGTTTGTACCGTGTTGTCTGGACTTCAGCTTGGCCCATCAGTATGGCGAGTGCCTGTGTCTGCCCATGCTGCCCGGCTCCACTCTGGCCATGCGAGTGGGCATGAGGGAGCGCTTCAAAATACgggtgagtgactgagtgactgagagagtgggagggaggactCTTCAACACCGTACAGTACAGCCACTCATTCAGCATCCACTCCAACCCAAAGCAATAGGCAGTCGAGTGAGAATATCTGGTAGatttacagtatgcatgtgtagTTCATAATGGGCTGCAGACTGCAAAGCAAAGTGCATATTCCGACTATTATTGTTCCCCAGTTAGATAACATGTGATCACCTCTGGCATTAGTGGTCCTTGAGGTAGTTTTCGGCAGTATAAATATACACTATAAATACTTAGGGGGTACTAGTGACTGCCCTCAATGACATGTGGGTCAGATGTATGTAGATTCCTCAAACTATATGCGTTGTAATTATACACGGTCACTTCCTGATTGACCTTAGGAGGTGCTGTTAGTGTTGTGCACTGGGTCAGAGAGGCCAGCTGGCTGAACAGTGATTGGTGGATCATATGCTGCTGTGCTCTTCTCTTGCAGTCAATCGTGTAAGCATATTAACCGTTAACCTCCCTTAGCCTGCCAGCCTGACCTCTGACTCTTATCgactcgtttttttttctctctctctctctctctctctctccctttctctctctatgtgtatatatatccttctctctctccccctctctctctccctctgtaggggagtgtgtgtgaggactgggtggcggtgtgtatgtgttacccTCTGGCTGTGTGTCAGATGATCcgtgagatgaagaggaggacgaagacTCAGATTTACCAGGTGTCCACGGCGCTTGAGTCCTCCTGAGCCCACCGACGCGCGCGCATCAAACTCAACGTCCTCCGTCACCAAACGGTCATGAGTGGCTATCCCAAGACCTGTTGTTAACggatgtgcatgtgagtgttatGGTAGAAAGGTGCACTTCCATGGAAGATTTACTACATTTTTTCATAAACCCGCTTTTCTGCTCTTATAGATTCTGCTGGAAATTAGACATCACTGGTTACTATGCtataaaatgattttttttttggttacgTTTGGTTACGTAGGCATATGGGGAGAAGATAAAGCAGAATTCTCCTTTTTGCTAAAATATCTGTCCTCTCTGTAGCTTGGATATGACTTTACATGCATATTTTACCTGTTGgcgaacacattttttttatcatacatatgaataaacaatcaattcattgtcctctgtctatctctctctcccccccctctctctctctgtatgtgtgtgtgtctgtatgagagagagagagagagagagagagagagagagagagagagaggaagagggagagggagaatacTGTCCTTGCAATTTTCCACAGTAACAGCAGAGGGCAgtatgtcctcacacacacacacacacactccagaaagCTTACTCCTACACACCCATATACAAATACAATGAAATGCACtgacatatacatacatgcacacaacaatgaCGCCTACAATTACACATGCATGCCCTTACAAACACAAGTATTCTCAATATGTCGTTGTAATAACATGCTGTGTTCTCAAGGATGCTCAAGGTGCCCAGGTGGTATAgaatgtttatttctctctctctctctttctctctctctctctctctgtgtttctctgccCTACCCCCTGGGGCTTGTGACATCCAAAGCCAAACCactgcagagcagagagagagagagagagagaaagagagagagagggagagagagagtgagtgatggtggtggtggtgggaggaggaacagagagaagaagaagaagagaagaagagggagaggaggagagtgggcaGGGCAGGAGAGCTATGACAAGCAAACATGACGTTACATCAGAGTGGATGTTCCCCATGGAGACCTCGTTTGGAGGGAGTCCCACTAGTCCACAGGAGTATGGCAGCAGACCCCGCGGCCCTTTTCTGTATAGAGGACAACACACAGGAcgtggtgtggtggggtggggtgttttGGTGGGGGCAGGTGtagtgtggggtggtggtgtagggtggtgtggggtggtgggtatggtgtggtggtggtgtgcggtggagtgtgGGGTGGGGTTACTGCTGAGAGCCGTGGGGCTGTGACGTCAGAGTGGTTGCTGTGGGCATAGACTATCACAGGAGCGggtgaaggagggggggggggggtggtcgggGTGTTATTTCCACCTTCAGCGTGTAGCGACTCCCTCCGCTCAGATGTGTGACGTTAACGAGGCCTGGATGGGAGGGCCCATGTACTgtaggggggtagggggtgggggtgggtgtggcgAAACGTGTTGTGATGGGTAGGTAAGGGAGGGCTGGATGGTTTTGGAGGAATGGCACCGCTGTAGTGTAGTCCCCTTGGTGATAACTCTATCCAGAGCAACCGAAGCCTCCTGAGGCCCTTTGCATaacagcatgagagagagagggagagggagggagagagggagggggagagagagagggagggagggagaaaagagaagagaaactgacatggaaaaggagaggagaatcaTAGTGGGAGCTAAGCCCGGGGTCCACGTCCGAACGGCCGTCACCCAGCGGAGCCCTGCAGTGCATGGGGGCATGGTGCTCACAGTGGAGCCCTGAGCCTGCTGCAAACACTGAGGAAGAGAACCAGTGAGGACTAAGACCCttttcatacatacacagatatacataaacaacacacacaaaactctctctctctctcacacacacacacacacacacacacacacacacacacacacacacacacacacacacacacacacgcacacacacacacactatctctctctctctctggtatggacacatacacacacatggatgaacACGCACTCGGCTGTGGCCTATGGCCGTCTGTGGCCGTCGGGCTGCTGGCAGCGGGAGCTCTGGTGCCGCcctggctctctgtctctgcccgcCTCTCTGCCCGCCTCTCTGcccgcctctctgtctctgcccgcCTCGCTGGGCACTCTGCTGGGCCGCGGTCAGCCCGGCTCCAGCTCCGGTTCTGGCTTGGCCGCCACACTCGATCCATTTGACCACGAAGCACTCTGTGTGAAGCCAGACATGAGGGGGTTCTTGGAACAGATGCTTCAGGTCACTGGACAGGCTCtacttctctatccctctctctcttgttctctctctctcttattctctctctctctctctctcttgttctcccttctcttattctctctctctcttgttctccttctctcttattctctctctctctcttccccttcctcggcctcttcctcctctctgtgtggtcTCTTGGATCCAGGGCAGTGATGAGGGTGCCCATTTTCTCATTTTCTGAATGTCGTGTTGACATAGCAAAGGTCAGCTGTGATTTCATTCCACTGGAACATCTACTTAGCCAAGAGAGGATGTCTTAAAGTCATTCCCTCAGAACATTTCATAAGCCCACTGAGGCCTGTTTGATGTCTGCATGATGCATTTCTTTACAAgggcatatgtttgtgtgtgtgtgtgtgtgtgtgtgtgtgcacatccacATCCTTTTTATGTTGAGCTTCTGTGTGTAACTGTGGATATGTTAGCTGCAGAatgctgtctctcttctctcccctccctccctccctccttctctcttccctccccatctctctacccccccctctcAATTCtccacccttcacacacacacacacacatacacacacacacacacacacacacacacacacaccccaacacctttcctccctcttcctcagtgttggggagtaacggaatACATGTACCGAAGTTACGTATTCagaatacaaattatgagtatctgtattccgttacagttacaacttaaacagttggtatttagaatacagttacattgttgaaatcaatggattacatgaggatacttcactgtttcgaagtgtattcactctctaaataaattaaggcaactccatgcatttcccggaaagaaatctagatgaaATTGTTTCCATGTTAAAATCCAAGCCGCGTCGTCTTGCACTAGCCACATTGCACCCGTCAGAACGCAGCCAGCGCGCATTATGGACGCGCCATCGGAGATAACTGACAGCAAATTTtaagtaaagtaagtaagtgttagtaactcctactcaccgaccgtggttcttgatgtctgttcaaaggatattttcccaagtaggcctattaattgcTTACTTCGGCCAATCGGTTATACAGTCTAGCTATCAATAACAAAGCCTGGTTACGTGTTGATTTAGACCTACGATGAAACCCATCTTAATAGGCACTGCATTGGTTTTCATTCCAACTTAAAATAGCTTAtgggttatttatttgtaagtagatctaggctatatttattttttttaatgaattatgGTGCAGCCTATGAAAGTGTATATTCTTGCGAGTagcataggcctagcctattttaACGTGCGGGTTTTGATTGTC harbors:
- the plac8l1 gene encoding PLAC8-like protein 1; amino-acid sequence: MSEQDSDAEEVVLEQIVLQDADTDNSPPQTEEEEEEEEEEVEEEKATTTPIAAVAAAAMADDCPVIITQPGLGVTTTTVTTITQTGGDWSTGMLNVCGDGTTCLMGAFVPCCLDFSLAHQYGECLCLPMLPGSTLAMRVGMRERFKIRGSVCEDWVAVCMCYPLAVCQMIREMKRRTKTQIYQVSTALESS